In Lonchura striata isolate bLonStr1 chromosome 3, bLonStr1.mat, whole genome shotgun sequence, the sequence AACCCCGAGTTCCAGATCATCCTGCGCAAGAGGTGAgcgggggctgcagggcagcagtggggtGGTGCCCAGGGCTCCCTGTTCCACAGAAGGACCCTCCCCTCCTGCCATTGCTGCCCACAGATGCTTTGGCCCCCAGGAGCACATCTGAACATCCCTGACTGTGGCGCTGGAGCATGGgctgccctgctgtgctcagctcatTTCTGCCTTCCCATGGCAGCCGGTTTGGGTGGGGAGCAGGGCATGGTGACTGATGGTTAGGGGGGAGCTGGTCAGAGAGCCAGCCCGCAGGAGGGTGATTTTCTCTTTGTTGCTGTCGAGAGGTGGGGAGGAGGCTAACCTGCATGGTTTCCTTCCAGCTACTGGGACTCGGCCTATGATGATGATGTGATGGAGCATCACGTGGGGTTGAACTTGCTGTACGCACAGGTGGGCATTGGTGTGGCACAGCCACGTGAGGACAGACACTGCACCCCTTGGCCACAGTTGTGCAGGGGCTTGGGTGGCTCCGGTCCCAGGGGCTCGTCAACCTCTGCTGCTTGTAGACGGTGTCAGACATTGAACATGGATGGATCCTTGTCAACAAGGAACAGCACCGGCAGCTGAAGTCCCTGCAAGAAAAGGTCTCCAAGAAGGAGGTAGGACAGGGTACAATGCCATGATGAGAAGTTCTGGCTCTGTGTGACGTGTGGTACTGGGTTGGTCACCTGTTCCTGGCCCGGGTGAGCATCCCTGGCTCTGCCTGCAGTTCATCCGCCTGGCGCAGACCCTAAAGTACTATGGCTATCTCAAGTTTGACCCCTGTGTCACCGACTTCCCCGAGAAGGGCTGCCACGTCGTCGTCAGTGCCGGCAACAACGAGCTCAACTTCCAGGTGCGGCTGCCGAACGAGCAGATCAAAGAGGGCAGCTTCAAGGTCACACGCATGCGGTGCTGGCGGGTCACATCCTCGGTGAGTGATgcctggagagcagggaggggtctggggggctgGAGAGACCCGGCTGGGCCGGTACCTCTTCCTAGGAAAGGTGATGGCTCTGACACCAGCTTCTGGCCCAGTAGGCCTGGAGAGGGTTTGAACCATGCCTTGGGGCTGAGGGGATCATTGCTGTCAGGATATTGGAGGGGACTTGACAGTGGCAGAAGACcagtgggcacagggcaggcgTCCCACGCTTGGCTTGGTGCTGCCCTTGACCTGCACCAGTGTCTGgggagctgctccttcccctctgGAGGCTCCCAGCCTTGGTGTGTGTCCTTGCAGGTGCCGATGAACAATGGCCCTTCggggagcagcccagggaaaTCTGAGGTGAAGCTGGAGTTGGCTTTTGAGTACCTGATGAGCAAGGACCGGCTGCAGTGGGTCACCATCACCAGCCCACAGGTAGAGCTGCCTGTGTgaggggaagggctgggctgggccctgcaTAGGGTGTGGGAAGCTGTGGGGTGCATAGAGCCCTGTGACACTTCTCCCTTGCAGGCCATCATGCTGAGCATCTGCTTGCAGTCCATGGTAGACGAGCTGATGGTGAAAAAATCAGGAGGCAGCATCCGCAAGGTGAGGGCTGGGGCTCGATGATGGCTCTGGAGTGGGATCCCAACTGGCCCTGTGACTTCCTAGGGTCTGGACTGGGTCCTGAGTGCTCCCCTTGGGATGGGACCAGCATCCCCAGGGCCAGTTATAAGCCCAGAGCTGATGCTGGAGCCCCTGTGGCTAAGCTGTGCTCCTCCCTGCAGATGTTTCGGCGGCGGGTGAACGGGGCCCTGCGGCGTTCAGACAGCCAGCAGGCTGTGAAGTCACCCCCGCTGCTGGTGAGTGGGACATGTGCAATCACAGCTCTGACATGTTGTGTACCAGAACTCACTGCCTCCAGAAGAGCCACTGTccccttggcagggctggggaaagcccagaggacagcagggctgtggtgtcCTGCTTCCAaagccctgggaagggaaacAGGTCCTGGACCAACTCAGTGAGCCAGTCTCCCTAGGGACGGAGGGGGCAGGTAGAAGGAGAGGAGGGTGTTGTGTCCCATGACCCTGTGCTGCCCAACTGTGCTGTCCTCACAGGACTCACCTGATGCCTCCTGGGAGCCCATGGCCAAACTCTCGGTGAGTTGTGTGTGGATGCACCAGAGACCTCGGGCTATGGGGAGGGGAGCTAGTGGTGTCCTCTAACATCGCCCTTCCCCACAGAGCAAGCTCACTTCTGTCAGCCTGCGTGGGATCAGTcactccagctctgcaaacGACGTGGGTGCTAATGACTTCCATGGCAATTATGCCTTTGAGGGCATTGGTGATGAGGATCTGTAGTGCCCCttcccaggacagccccagccCGAGCAAGGGCCTTCGCTGAGGAATGTACGACCTGCAGCCAGGTTGCAATCAACGTGCCTCTCACCTGCTACAACcacctttccctgctccccgggGCTGGAAGCTTGCCCCCAGCCCATTGCCTTTGGGGTGGGGGCAGCTGAACTCCTCCCGCTGCTggctccagctgggagaggGCTTGTTTGACCTGAACAGTTTGCCCgggcagagccctggagctgcagtgcagggccTGGCCCAGTCTGGGGGCAGAGCGGTTCCTGTCCCAGCTGGGAAGGCCTGGCCCAGCCTGAAGGCAGACCCAGGCAGGCTCCATAATGCCAAATTAGCATTTAGGTTTGTGCTCCGAGACAGAGCGCAGTACACTGTCTCAGGGGCTCCGCGCAGAGTCCCCTCTAACCCGCTCATAGATGCCAGCATAATCTAGGCTTGTAACTACGtatctcctgctgctcagcccGACAGAGCATTAATGGACAGTAACTGATGTTTACACACTGCAACAATTATTAAAACGGATCCTGATTGGTACCAGCTGTCTGTTGGGGGGTGGCTGCTGACCCTCccttctctgtgccagccctgtgctgtcCTCCTCTGTAGCAGAACAAGGCCCCTAGTGTGAAAAGCAGATAACAAAACTGACTGTTTAATGCTTTTATACACAATATAAATTACACCGACCAGCACGGCAACAGCCATGGAACCAGTCCtgttcccccctccccccttttccccaggcCCCGGCAGAGGAAGGCTCCGGCAGGCAGAAACAGGCAGGTGGGGTGGCTGGGGATGTGGCAGTGCTGCCATACGGGCAGGGGTCAGAGCTGCCGGTCGTGACTTCACCCTGCCCAGGCAGGATAGGGCTGCTGGAGGCCCCagtgtgcctctgggcctgctGTAAGGCAGCCCTAAGCCCCCGTGGAGTTGCCTGCCTGTCCTCCCTcccctggggagggcaggcaCTGCGGCACCCCAGGCCCACTGCCGGGCTAAGTGCTGTCTCAGGGCAGGGCCGTGCCCACGGCTGGGGGGGCCAGCAGGGCTTTGGCATTGCGTGGGTTCACCCAGCTCTCGGCTGTGTGGCCGTGGATCTTCTGGTGGCGCTTGTAGTTGTCCCAGTGACCAGTGGTGTAGGAGCAGTCCCGGCACTGGAAGGGCTTCTCGCCCGTATGCCGCAGCATGTGCCGCTTCAGGTTCATGCTCTGGTTGCAACTGTAGCTGCAGAGGCTGCACTGGAAGGGCTTGTCGCCTGAGTGGATGCGCCCGTGACGCTTGAGGTTGGCCAGGTTGCCGCAGGCATAGTCGCAGAGCTggcacttgtagggcttctcgcCTGTGTGCACGCGCTGGTGCCGCTTCAGGTTGTCCAGGTGGG encodes:
- the SNX17 gene encoding sorting nexin-17, producing MHFSIPETETRAGDGGAAAYVAYNIHVNGVLHCRVRYSQLLGLHEQLRKEYGANVVPAFPPKKIFTLTPAEVEQRREQLEKYMQAVRQDPTLGGSETFNSFLRKAQQETQQIPTEEVVLEVLLSNGQKVKVTILTSDQTEDVLEAVASKLDLPDDLVGYFSLFLVRETKDGAFSFVRKLQEFELPYVSVTSLHNPEFQIILRKSYWDSAYDDDVMEHHVGLNLLYAQTVSDIEHGWILVNKEQHRQLKSLQEKVSKKEFIRLAQTLKYYGYLKFDPCVTDFPEKGCHVVVSAGNNELNFQVRLPNEQIKEGSFKVTRMRCWRVTSSVPMNNGPSGSSPGKSEVKLELAFEYLMSKDRLQWVTITSPQAIMLSICLQSMVDELMVKKSGGSIRKMFRRRVNGALRRSDSQQAVKSPPLLDSPDASWEPMAKLSSKLTSVSLRGISHSSSANDVGANDFHGNYAFEGIGDEDL